Proteins from one Arthrobacter sp. Soc17.1.1.1 genomic window:
- a CDS encoding biotin--[acetyl-CoA-carboxylase] ligase, whose amino-acid sequence MSSRYSNLERPGLNLGALRTALCMPSGPFSRLDIVPRTGSTNTDLVEHAQREAAGWPDLSVLGAEVQTAGRGRLGRSWVAPERSSLFVSVLLRPFNRHGRPVPTAAYSWFSLLAALALAESIEDRTEIAPQLKWPNDVTVDGRKLAGVLAQFVPGAGAEPPAVVVGVGLNVSLTEDELPVPTATSLLLEYAGTTDRNILLKSFLRSFADAYRAFCDVDGDAEAAWDGGPSLHARVGARMTTLGQDVRAELPGGGLLSGRALALDAQGALIVRDDDGERHTVSAGEVVHLRPQA is encoded by the coding sequence ATGTCCTCCCGCTACTCCAATCTCGAGCGCCCGGGCCTGAACCTCGGCGCGCTGAGGACAGCGCTGTGCATGCCGTCGGGTCCGTTCTCGCGCCTCGACATCGTGCCCCGGACGGGGTCCACGAACACGGACCTCGTGGAGCACGCGCAGCGCGAGGCGGCGGGCTGGCCGGATCTCAGCGTCCTGGGGGCCGAGGTGCAGACCGCGGGCCGGGGGCGGCTGGGCCGCAGCTGGGTGGCCCCCGAGCGGTCCTCGCTCTTCGTGAGCGTGCTCCTGCGGCCCTTCAACCGCCACGGCAGGCCCGTGCCCACCGCCGCCTACTCCTGGTTCTCCCTGCTGGCAGCCCTCGCGCTCGCCGAGAGCATCGAGGACCGCACCGAGATCGCCCCGCAGCTCAAGTGGCCCAACGACGTCACCGTGGACGGCCGGAAGCTCGCCGGGGTGCTCGCGCAGTTCGTACCCGGCGCCGGCGCCGAGCCACCCGCCGTCGTCGTCGGGGTGGGTCTCAACGTCAGCCTCACCGAGGACGAGCTCCCCGTCCCCACGGCCACCAGCCTGCTCCTCGAGTACGCGGGCACCACCGACCGGAATATCCTCCTGAAGTCCTTCCTGCGCTCGTTCGCCGACGCGTACCGCGCCTTCTGCGACGTGGACGGCGACGCCGAGGCCGCATGGGACGGCGGTCCGTCCCTCCACGCGCGGGTGGGCGCCCGCATGACGACCCTCGGCCAGGACGTCCGGGCCGAGCTGCCCGGCGGCGGCCTGCTCAGCGGGCGCGCCCTGGCCCTCGATGCGCAGGGTGCGCTGATCGTGCGCGACGACGACGGCGAACGCCACACCGTCTCGGCGGGCGAGGTCGTGCACCTCCGTCCGCAGGCGTAG